The following coding sequences are from one Pigmentibacter sp. JX0631 window:
- a CDS encoding leukocidin family pore-forming toxin, producing MQKNKVTLYSLSSILILFLISCGKKDNTHSETTTEYTYPGLVVLKEENNKHNYLNDYENYTPLYLEKNSDKTKKLASNVIKEISGLSFASNYVLVAKTNNGPKFYVYNEKPSNEMLNKHLELLVSDKDFQNKNIKNVKSTLTNATVNITLVRRNIQCPMLMFFDEEELKDYCINNAFLELNYKVDLSGSKITMKEDPKTGQLIKTENAKYLMVSVSPDEEGGTGWHLADDINQGFNRSEFLRSKRDFVGPYANKYNFWVNEITSTNDVKLVKTFPQNTNPGSTVTQSHGTTIGLSGNIVGGVMNHNPNANVSLGASIQISNLRNVSYNTYEYTIENISYNNKAKWMWDSKVNDKICDYLTRKDFNTCHFTEAAWQKSWSANRGKFSAISHKSFTPSFQAVFKTSKQNQGNSIFELGTNVEAGVILGRKLSFALFHYINIKTNNFTTPNITEQISVDWSSPYFASELNFRLQNTKELYSSKCLLVDNNKNVVHSECVNSRAQVWGYDNDEKQFKTRLFNESCLNLDQMGYLTVNTCNINFNQKWVLNDQGHIQLSSDKSKVIGLDSFNKVRIVDINSDKKIHLEAYSAVL from the coding sequence ATGCAAAAAAATAAAGTTACTTTGTATTCATTGTCTTCTATTTTAATTCTATTTCTAATTAGTTGCGGAAAAAAAGATAACACTCATTCTGAAACTACAACTGAATATACTTATCCAGGTTTAGTTGTTTTGAAAGAAGAAAATAATAAGCATAATTATTTAAATGATTATGAAAATTATACACCACTATATTTGGAAAAAAATTCAGATAAAACAAAAAAATTAGCAAGTAATGTAATTAAAGAAATAAGTGGTTTAAGCTTTGCCAGCAATTACGTTTTAGTTGCAAAAACCAACAATGGACCAAAATTTTATGTTTATAATGAAAAACCAAGTAATGAAATGCTAAATAAACACTTAGAGTTACTTGTTAGTGATAAAGATTTTCAAAATAAAAACATAAAAAATGTAAAATCTACTTTAACAAATGCAACTGTTAATATTACTTTAGTCAGACGAAATATCCAATGTCCTATGCTTATGTTTTTTGATGAAGAAGAGTTAAAAGATTATTGCATAAATAATGCTTTTCTAGAATTAAATTATAAAGTAGATCTATCAGGCTCAAAAATTACAATGAAAGAAGATCCAAAAACTGGTCAATTAATTAAAACTGAAAATGCAAAATATTTAATGGTTTCTGTTTCACCAGATGAAGAAGGTGGAACAGGTTGGCACTTAGCGGATGACATTAATCAAGGATTTAATAGAAGCGAATTTTTAAGAAGTAAACGGGATTTTGTTGGCCCATATGCAAATAAATATAACTTTTGGGTAAATGAAATTACTTCAACAAATGATGTTAAATTAGTGAAAACATTTCCACAAAATACAAATCCAGGCTCAACAGTTACCCAAAGTCATGGAACAACAATCGGACTTTCAGGAAATATTGTTGGCGGCGTTATGAATCATAATCCCAATGCTAATGTTTCACTAGGAGCATCAATACAAATATCAAATTTAAGAAATGTTTCTTACAATACATATGAATACACCATAGAAAATATAAGCTATAATAATAAAGCAAAATGGATGTGGGATTCAAAAGTGAATGATAAAATTTGCGACTATTTAACCAGAAAAGATTTTAATACTTGCCATTTTACTGAAGCAGCTTGGCAAAAAAGTTGGTCTGCAAATAGGGGCAAGTTTTCAGCTATTAGTCATAAATCATTTACCCCTTCATTTCAAGCAGTTTTTAAAACAAGTAAACAAAATCAAGGAAATTCAATTTTTGAGTTAGGGACTAATGTCGAAGCAGGGGTTATATTAGGAAGGAAATTAAGCTTTGCTTTATTTCATTACATAAATATAAAAACAAATAATTTTACAACACCAAATATTACTGAACAAATTTCTGTCGATTGGAGTTCTCCTTATTTTGCTTCAGAATTAAATTTTCGCCTTCAAAATACAAAGGAGCTTTATTCTAGCAAGTGTTTGCTCGTAGATAATAATAAAAATGTTGTACACAGTGAATGCGTTAATAGTCGAGCACAAGTGTGGGGTTATGACAACGATGAAAAACAATTTAAAACAAGATTATTTAATGAAAGCTGTCTTAATTTAGACCAAATGGGGTATTTAACTGTAAATACATGTAATATTAATTTTAATCAAAAATGGGTACTAAATGATCAAGGTCATATTCAATTAAGTAGTGATAAAAGTAAAGTCATTGGACTTGATTCATTTAATAAAGTAAGAATAGTCGATATAAATTCTGATAAAAAAATACACCTAGAAGCTTATAGTGCTGTTTTATAA
- a CDS encoding alpha-ketoacid dehydrogenase subunit alpha/beta gives METIRTIKSQNKKFTFSFEEIVSDYRLAVRSRYASLTGRKEVLTGKASFGIFGDGIELPQIAASKAFAKGDFRTGYYRDQTFEMALGNVSVTQFFSQLYADPDISNEPHSGGRQMNSHFGIRLLDENGFFKNQLENKNSISDISPTAGQMSRMLGLAYASKLYRNEKVLHSEGHHYSNQGNEIVFGTIGDASTSEGIFFETMNAAGVLQIPLLMSVWDNGFGISVPRHLQTVNNSISQALSGFQNSQDNKGISIYQVEAWNYVDLCETYLTAAEHVRKNHKPALVHVIEVTQPQGHSTSGSHERYKSKERLDWEKEYCCIKKFREWIIAKNISTENELNLIDEEEKIYVEKCRSEAWELLINPIKKELKSALHYLNLVLSNTQNSESIKQCIYNLENTVSLNRRVIHSNLFKAIINIRNEESSEKNQLIQFFNEFSRKYNYIYESKLYSDSKHSPLNIKKIDPIYSPQGETVDGRIVLQKCFEQQFLNNPKFFVLGEDVGKLGDVNLVFEGLNAKFGDLRVTDTGIREASILGQGIGAAIRGLRPLVDIQYLDYFLYCLQTASDDLSTLLYRTAGGQKSPVIIRTKGHRLEGIWHTGSPMGTILNSIRGMYLCVPRNMTQAAGMYNTLLQSDNPALVIEVLNSYRLKEKIPDNIGSFTVPLGHPEIIKNGEHITIVTYGACCKLAMEAASDLEKMNISVEIIDIQTLLPFDLTNTILHSIKKTNAVLFLDEDVPGGASAYMMQQSIERDKAFHFLDCMPRTLSAKDNRGAYGRDGDFYCKPQTEHIIEICYQIMQERSPKKFHDFYNQEVRRQGAISAENSLKLTHNTTLDNF, from the coding sequence ATGGAAACTATCCGAACTATTAAATCTCAGAATAAGAAATTTACTTTTTCCTTTGAAGAAATTGTTTCGGATTATCGACTTGCAGTAAGAAGCAGATATGCTAGTTTAACAGGCAGAAAAGAAGTATTAACTGGCAAAGCTAGTTTTGGAATATTTGGCGATGGCATAGAGCTTCCACAAATAGCAGCAAGTAAAGCTTTTGCTAAAGGAGATTTTAGAACAGGCTACTATAGAGATCAAACATTTGAAATGGCACTTGGGAATGTTTCTGTAACTCAATTTTTTTCACAACTTTATGCTGACCCTGATATTAGTAACGAACCACATTCTGGTGGACGACAAATGAACTCCCATTTTGGTATTCGTTTACTTGATGAAAACGGTTTCTTTAAAAATCAACTTGAAAATAAAAACTCTATCTCTGACATTTCTCCTACAGCAGGACAAATGAGTCGAATGCTTGGTTTAGCTTATGCGTCTAAACTTTATCGAAATGAAAAAGTATTGCATTCAGAAGGACATCATTACTCAAATCAAGGAAACGAAATTGTTTTTGGAACGATTGGTGATGCATCAACTTCAGAAGGAATTTTTTTCGAAACAATGAATGCTGCAGGAGTTTTACAAATTCCATTGTTAATGTCTGTATGGGATAATGGATTTGGAATTTCAGTTCCAAGACATTTACAAACAGTAAATAATTCTATCTCACAAGCTCTTTCAGGATTTCAAAATAGCCAAGACAACAAAGGCATCTCAATTTATCAAGTAGAAGCTTGGAATTATGTTGATCTCTGCGAAACATATCTTACAGCAGCTGAGCACGTTAGAAAAAATCATAAACCCGCATTAGTGCACGTAATAGAAGTAACCCAACCGCAAGGTCATTCAACAAGCGGAAGTCATGAAAGATATAAATCTAAAGAAAGATTAGATTGGGAAAAAGAATACTGCTGCATTAAAAAATTTAGGGAATGGATAATTGCCAAAAATATTTCAACAGAAAACGAGCTAAATTTAATTGATGAAGAAGAAAAAATATACGTTGAAAAATGCCGTTCTGAAGCATGGGAATTATTAATAAATCCAATAAAAAAAGAATTAAAATCAGCTTTGCATTATTTAAATTTAGTTTTAAGCAATACACAAAATTCTGAATCCATAAAACAGTGCATATATAATTTAGAAAATACTGTTTCTTTAAATAGAAGAGTCATTCATTCAAATTTATTTAAAGCTATTATCAATATACGCAATGAAGAATCTTCAGAAAAAAATCAACTTATCCAATTTTTTAACGAGTTTTCAAGAAAATATAATTATATTTATGAAAGCAAATTATACAGTGATTCTAAGCATTCTCCTTTAAATATCAAAAAAATTGATCCCATTTATTCTCCACAAGGAGAAACCGTTGATGGTAGAATTGTCCTGCAGAAATGTTTTGAACAACAATTTTTAAACAATCCTAAATTTTTTGTACTTGGCGAAGATGTAGGCAAATTAGGAGATGTTAACTTAGTATTTGAAGGATTAAATGCAAAATTTGGTGATTTAAGAGTAACTGATACCGGTATTCGAGAAGCCTCTATTCTAGGCCAGGGTATAGGAGCAGCTATCAGAGGTTTAAGACCATTAGTTGACATCCAGTATCTTGATTATTTTTTATATTGCCTACAAACAGCTTCAGACGATCTCTCTACTTTACTTTATAGAACAGCTGGTGGACAAAAATCACCCGTTATCATTCGCACAAAAGGGCACAGGCTCGAAGGAATTTGGCACACAGGTTCACCTATGGGGACTATTTTAAATTCAATTAGAGGAATGTATTTATGCGTTCCAAGAAATATGACTCAAGCAGCAGGAATGTATAATACTTTACTTCAATCTGATAATCCTGCTTTAGTAATCGAGGTACTAAACTCTTATCGTCTAAAAGAAAAAATTCCTGATAATATTGGTTCCTTTACTGTTCCTTTAGGTCATCCAGAAATCATAAAAAATGGAGAGCATATTACAATTGTAACCTATGGTGCTTGTTGTAAACTCGCAATGGAAGCTGCTAGTGATTTAGAAAAAATGAATATTTCTGTTGAAATTATCGATATTCAAACATTATTGCCTTTTGATTTAACAAATACAATTTTACATTCTATTAAGAAAACCAATGCTGTTTTATTTTTAGATGAAGATGTTCCAGGGGGAGCATCTGCATATATGATGCAACAGTCTATTGAACGAGATAAGGCTTTCCACTTTTTAGATTGCATGCCTAGAACATTATCTGCAAAAGATAATAGGGGAGCTTATGGGCGCGATGGCGATTTTTATTGCAAACCTCAAACCGAGCATATTATCGAAATTTGTTATCAAATTATGCAAGAAAGATCCCCCAAAAAATTCCATGATTTTTATAATCAAGAAGTAAGACGTCAAGGTGCAATATCAGCTGAAAATTCCTTAAAATTGACTCATAATACAACGCTAGATAATTTTTAA
- a CDS encoding DUF2786 domain-containing protein: MNFESLLSEMFSKVIFQLYKEYDYICYLYKIKLTKPMITIEDLTSEWGSWNPTFKTIRLSRKLITEYPWNVVIQVLKHEMAHQIVTQLYQSDSGHDSLFQQACETIAVLPRFRKAKLNFDDLAAKEDFPNLSSEDQVMLRKVEKLLNLAQSVNEHEAYLAMQKVQEIYQKYNIENIQKKNNELYESFFINFNRKVVPSTYQFIFALIQNHFFVNIIYGEMYDYLNQESYKSVEIIGKKSNIKMAEYVFYFLKDKIEKLWLEYQKNGNISAKYKLSFQKGVIEGFHSKLEKQNRKNEQNIKQNIESEEFNLPMLLKEEMTYLNNYTKKLYPKLSTKSSGSGSVYSDFYSDGKTAGKKIILNKPIAEEKSGVSYLPGKI; the protein is encoded by the coding sequence ATGAATTTCGAGTCTCTATTATCTGAAATGTTTTCAAAAGTTATTTTCCAACTCTATAAAGAGTACGATTACATTTGCTATTTATATAAAATTAAATTGACAAAACCAATGATAACTATTGAAGATTTAACATCTGAATGGGGGAGTTGGAACCCCACTTTTAAAACAATTCGGTTGTCGCGAAAATTAATTACAGAATATCCTTGGAATGTTGTTATTCAAGTATTAAAACATGAAATGGCACACCAAATAGTAACTCAACTATATCAGTCAGATTCTGGGCACGATTCACTTTTTCAACAAGCATGTGAGACAATTGCAGTTCTTCCAAGGTTTAGAAAAGCTAAGTTAAATTTCGATGATTTAGCAGCAAAAGAAGATTTTCCTAATTTAAGTTCAGAAGATCAAGTGATGCTAAGAAAAGTAGAAAAACTTTTAAATTTAGCACAATCTGTAAATGAACATGAAGCGTATTTGGCTATGCAAAAAGTGCAAGAAATATATCAAAAATATAATATTGAAAATATCCAGAAAAAAAATAATGAGTTGTATGAAAGTTTTTTTATAAATTTTAACAGAAAAGTAGTGCCCAGTACCTATCAATTTATTTTTGCTCTTATTCAAAACCATTTTTTTGTGAATATTATTTATGGTGAAATGTATGACTACTTAAACCAAGAATCGTATAAATCTGTCGAAATAATTGGAAAGAAAAGTAACATAAAAATGGCAGAGTACGTTTTTTATTTTTTAAAAGATAAAATTGAAAAGCTATGGCTTGAATACCAAAAAAATGGAAATATATCTGCTAAATATAAATTATCTTTTCAAAAAGGGGTGATTGAAGGTTTTCATTCTAAATTAGAGAAACAAAATAGGAAAAATGAACAAAATATAAAGCAAAATATTGAAAGTGAAGAATTTAATTTACCAATGCTACTTAAAGAAGAAATGACTTATTTAAATAATTATACTAAAAAATTATATCCAAAATTGAGCACAAAATCATCAGGTAGTGGAAGTGTTTATTCTGATTTTTATTCCGATGGAAAAACGGCTGGAAAAAAAATTATCCTTAATAAACCAATTGCGGAAGAAAAATCAGGTGTGTCTTATTTGCCAGGTAAAATTTAG
- a CDS encoding chemotaxis protein CheW yields the protein MLQLQVKKFVSFSGDAAGGQQVQLPYQDDTASGYINDVTDEGVVQTPGVQYIGFKLHKEEFLLPMSLVREIIMLTTITFVPGAKFMMEGIIALRGEIMPVLNLRRFLKFERGKADSTTRVIILHCDYGGFGVIVDDITEFVRLQPSEIESIPQNFFPAEYKILAGVSRVGDRIRGIIDLDKIVAELTFDLKEETENEDEQPAAADH from the coding sequence GTGCTGCAGTTGCAAGTTAAAAAATTTGTTTCTTTTTCAGGTGATGCTGCTGGCGGTCAACAAGTGCAATTGCCTTATCAAGATGATACTGCATCTGGATATATTAATGATGTTACCGATGAAGGAGTAGTACAAACACCAGGTGTTCAATATATCGGTTTTAAATTGCATAAAGAAGAATTTCTGTTACCTATGTCATTGGTAAGAGAAATTATTATGTTAACAACAATAACTTTTGTTCCGGGTGCTAAATTTATGATGGAGGGTATCATTGCTTTACGCGGTGAAATTATGCCAGTGTTAAATTTAAGAAGATTTTTGAAATTTGAAAGAGGAAAAGCTGATTCTACTACAAGAGTAATTATTTTGCATTGTGATTATGGTGGTTTTGGTGTCATTGTTGATGATATAACTGAATTTGTTCGTCTACAACCTTCGGAAATAGAATCTATTCCACAAAATTTCTTTCCTGCTGAATATAAAATATTAGCTGGAGTTTCAAGGGTAGGGGATAGAATTAGAGGTATTATAGATTTAGATAAAATAGTAGCAGAGTTAACATTTGACCTAAAAGAGGAAACAGAAAATGAAGATGAACAACCTGCTGCTGCTGATCATTAG